From one Eisenibacter elegans DSM 3317 genomic stretch:
- a CDS encoding PorP/SprF family type IX secretion system membrane protein — translation MTQRSFFLFILLALLLFGQEASTLQAQDIRYMQYHLSPLQTNPAMVGAENQKQFILNYQQYNVGTGAAFVSPTASILLPLIRYNEAKKASYRWGGVGFGVISDQTGQNGILQTNGITGALAINFPIPLPDGLAVVEDSYLSIGAQASYFMRGINTAAITTGRQFQFGRVDPTLPTGEQFDNERAMFPLFNAGVFWYTQDRFQEQMTTFIGFSVSNINQPQVAIIGFGQQNELGVDRLPMMLSATAGVSFFKTGLVSVMPNARWISQGGANQISAGSLFRIQPQSGKLLDKKFNLGAWYNTLTANASVSTEVHMPMWNDKRKDNSGGDMFIALAYDLPSFDQGLRIPNGNRWEITVGLKFGRRKIILDKPIEIKPPTDEDRLAAIKPDTTGGNDGNDGKGDNNSIRELLSDKDLELFNYRGYFSYLTDTVNTTTAELLDEIAEIMRKYPTLRIEISGHSCSLTKDERENAQLSLRRAKAGKEYLVKRGVAPNRIETASYGANQPIASNDTEFGRIKNRRIDFRILNPEFQNPAKKQEAPKEEDKPKGDQDDDGENDE, via the coding sequence ATGACACAACGTAGCTTCTTTTTATTCATCTTACTTGCGCTCCTGCTCTTTGGGCAGGAGGCAAGTACCTTGCAAGCGCAGGATATTCGCTATATGCAATATCACCTCTCGCCGCTGCAAACCAACCCTGCTATGGTAGGTGCCGAGAACCAAAAGCAATTTATCCTCAATTACCAACAATATAACGTAGGGACAGGGGCGGCCTTTGTGTCGCCGACTGCCTCCATATTGTTGCCCCTGATTCGATATAATGAAGCCAAAAAAGCCAGCTACCGCTGGGGGGGCGTAGGGTTTGGGGTAATCAGTGATCAAACAGGCCAAAATGGTATTTTACAGACCAATGGCATCACCGGAGCGCTGGCAATCAACTTCCCCATCCCGCTACCCGATGGCTTGGCCGTAGTAGAAGACAGCTACCTGAGTATAGGTGCTCAAGCCAGTTATTTTATGAGGGGTATCAATACTGCTGCCATTACTACCGGAAGGCAGTTTCAGTTTGGCCGTGTAGACCCTACACTCCCTACAGGTGAGCAGTTTGACAATGAGCGAGCGATGTTTCCCCTCTTCAATGCCGGGGTCTTCTGGTATACCCAAGACCGCTTCCAAGAGCAGATGACAACCTTCATCGGGTTTTCGGTCAGCAATATCAACCAACCACAAGTAGCCATTATTGGCTTTGGCCAACAAAACGAACTGGGCGTAGATCGCCTGCCGATGATGCTCTCGGCTACTGCCGGAGTCAGCTTTTTCAAAACAGGCTTGGTATCTGTTATGCCTAATGCCCGATGGATAAGCCAAGGAGGTGCGAATCAAATCAGCGCAGGGTCGCTCTTCAGAATACAACCACAAAGCGGCAAACTATTGGACAAGAAGTTCAACCTAGGGGCTTGGTACAATACCCTTACGGCCAACGCTTCTGTGTCGACAGAGGTACATATGCCTATGTGGAACGATAAGCGGAAAGACAATTCCGGTGGAGATATGTTCATTGCCTTGGCCTATGATCTGCCCTCGTTTGACCAAGGGCTGCGCATTCCCAATGGCAACCGATGGGAGATTACGGTAGGTCTGAAGTTTGGCCGACGCAAAATCATTCTTGACAAACCTATCGAAATCAAACCACCCACAGATGAAGACCGACTTGCCGCTATCAAACCCGATACTACAGGGGGTAATGATGGCAATGATGGCAAAGGAGACAATAACAGTATCCGAGAGCTGTTGTCAGACAAAGACTTGGAGCTTTTCAACTACCGTGGCTATTTCTCATACCTGACCGATACCGTCAACACAACAACTGCCGAACTGTTGGATGAGATTGCCGAGATTATGCGCAAATATCCCACTTTGCGTATCGAAATTTCGGGGCACAGTTGTAGCCTTACCAAGGATGAACGCGAAAATGCGCAGCTTTCACTCCGACGTGCCAAGGCCGGAAAAGAGTACCTTGTGAAACGAGGGGTAGCTCCAAACCGCATCGAAACGGCTTCTTATGGCGCAAATCAGCCAATTGCCAGCAATGATACGGAGTTTGGTCGTATCAAAAACCGCCGCATCGACTTCCGTATTCTCAACCCTGAGTTCCAAAATCCGGCGAAGAAACAGGAAGCCCCTAAAGAGGAAGATAAACCCAAAGGCGACCAAGACGACGATGGCGAGAACGATGAGTAA
- the rpsA gene encoding 30S ribosomal protein S1, producing the protein MSNSKEFNWDKVTNTKEFGSGYSDAERAELEAMYDQTITPVSEREVVEATVVGVLGRDVLLNIGFKSDGLVPLSEFRDMPDLKTGDVVEVYVENQEDTNGELILSRKKAKILTAWKKIETAFSDDLVIECVVKRRTKGGLIADIFGIEAFLPGSQIDVKPIRDFDIYVGKKMEVKVVKINHANDNVVVSHKILIEKDLEKQKAEILNNLEKGQILEGVIKNMTNFGVFIDLGGVDGLLHITDISWGRINHPEEVLELDQKLKVVVLDFDDDKKRISLGMKQLTPHPWESLGEDIQVGSKVKGRIVNVADYGAFLEVIPGVEGLIHVSEMSWSQHLRNPQDFLKVGDQIEAVVLTLDREDRKMSLGIKQLTEDPWTKAEIIEKYAIGTKHTGIVRNLTNFGLFLELEEGIDGLVHVSDLSWTKKIKLPSEFIKVAENLDVVVLELDVENKRLALGHKQLEENPWDTFETIFVEGSTHRCTVISKNDKGAILELPYGIEGFAPNKGLTKEDSTTVEVGDSIDFVIIEFSKDEKKIILSHTRTFEEESAEDKKEGAKRKKKAPAKKEGEATGNIPASEESTTTLGDIEALSSLKEQMEKKDNE; encoded by the coding sequence ATGAGTAACTCGAAAGAATTTAATTGGGACAAAGTAACTAATACCAAAGAGTTTGGCTCTGGTTATAGTGATGCAGAGCGCGCCGAACTCGAAGCAATGTATGACCAAACCATCACTCCGGTAAGCGAGCGTGAAGTGGTGGAAGCCACCGTAGTAGGCGTATTGGGCCGCGATGTGTTGTTGAACATCGGCTTTAAGTCTGACGGACTCGTGCCGCTCTCTGAATTCAGAGATATGCCCGACCTCAAAACAGGCGATGTAGTAGAAGTGTACGTCGAAAATCAGGAAGACACCAACGGTGAGCTGATTCTTTCGAGAAAAAAAGCCAAGATTCTTACAGCTTGGAAAAAAATTGAAACTGCTTTTAGCGATGACCTCGTTATCGAGTGTGTGGTAAAACGCCGCACCAAAGGTGGTCTGATTGCCGATATCTTCGGTATCGAAGCCTTCTTGCCAGGCTCTCAAATTGATGTGAAGCCTATTCGTGACTTTGACATCTATGTAGGCAAGAAAATGGAAGTGAAAGTGGTCAAAATCAACCACGCCAACGACAACGTTGTTGTCTCACACAAAATCCTCATCGAGAAAGACCTCGAAAAACAAAAAGCTGAAATCCTCAACAACCTCGAAAAAGGACAAATCCTTGAGGGTGTTATCAAGAATATGACCAACTTCGGGGTATTTATCGACCTCGGTGGCGTAGATGGCCTCTTGCACATCACAGACATCTCTTGGGGACGTATCAACCACCCAGAAGAAGTGTTGGAGCTAGACCAAAAGCTCAAAGTAGTAGTACTCGACTTCGACGACGACAAGAAGCGTATCTCCTTGGGTATGAAGCAGCTCACGCCTCATCCTTGGGAATCATTGGGCGAAGACATCCAAGTTGGCTCTAAAGTAAAAGGACGTATCGTGAACGTGGCTGATTATGGCGCTTTCTTAGAAGTGATTCCAGGGGTAGAAGGGCTTATCCACGTATCTGAAATGTCTTGGTCACAGCACTTGCGCAACCCGCAAGACTTCCTCAAAGTAGGAGACCAAATCGAAGCCGTAGTCTTGACGCTTGACCGCGAAGACCGCAAAATGTCGCTCGGTATCAAACAACTTACCGAAGACCCTTGGACTAAGGCCGAAATCATCGAAAAATATGCTATCGGTACCAAACACACCGGTATCGTTCGCAACTTGACCAACTTCGGTCTCTTCCTTGAGCTTGAAGAAGGTATCGATGGCCTCGTACACGTGTCTGACCTCTCTTGGACGAAGAAAATCAAACTTCCTTCTGAGTTTATCAAAGTAGCCGAAAACCTCGACGTAGTGGTGTTGGAGCTTGACGTAGAAAACAAGCGCCTTGCCCTCGGACACAAACAACTCGAAGAGAACCCTTGGGATACTTTTGAGACAATCTTCGTAGAAGGCTCAACACACCGTTGTACAGTAATCTCTAAGAATGACAAAGGAGCCATCCTTGAGCTGCCTTATGGTATCGAAGGCTTTGCACCAAACAAAGGCTTGACCAAAGAAGACAGCACTACAGTAGAAGTAGGAGATAGCATCGACTTTGTCATCATCGAGTTCTCTAAAGACGAGAAGAAAATCATTCTTTCTCATACCCGCACTTTTGAAGAAGAAAGCGCAGAAGACAAGAAAGAAGGCGCTAAGCGCAAGAAGAAAGCTCCTGCTAAGAAAGAAGGTGAAGCTACAGGCAATATCCCTGCGTCTGAAGAGAGCACTACCACGCTCGGCGACATCGAGGCCTTGTCTTCTTTGAAAGAGCAGATGGAGAAAAAAGACAACGAATAA
- a CDS encoding NADH-quinone oxidoreductase subunit D, giving the protein MILSIGPQHPSTHGVLRLEVITDGELVKDVVPHLGYLHRCFEKHAESLPFNQIIPYVDRMDYLAAMNSEHAFAMGVERMLGISDDIPPRVEYIRVLVAEMNRIASHFIALGTYGLDIGAFTPFLWMMRDREHILRMLEWTCGARMLYNYVWIGGLFYDLPVGFEERALEFARYLKPKLIETQQILIENKIFVQRTANVGVLPLPLAINYGISGPMLRGSGLKYDLRRIDGYSVYPELEFDVPIGQGEMGTLGDCWDRTWVRLAECFESVRIIEQCLARLTTDLKRTPSFDPQALVPKKIRPAAMDYYVRAENPKGELGFFFRTDGRSDTPVRCKARACSFVNLSVLPELSRGVMLADLIAIMGSIDVVMGEVDR; this is encoded by the coding sequence ATGATTTTGAGCATAGGCCCACAGCACCCCTCAACCCACGGAGTACTGCGGCTAGAGGTAATCACGGACGGGGAGCTGGTCAAGGATGTGGTACCACACTTGGGCTACTTACACCGCTGCTTTGAGAAACACGCCGAGTCCTTACCCTTCAACCAAATTATCCCCTATGTAGACCGGATGGACTATCTGGCGGCGATGAATTCCGAACACGCCTTTGCGATGGGGGTGGAGCGGATGTTGGGCATCTCGGATGATATTCCGCCGCGAGTAGAGTATATCCGGGTGTTGGTAGCAGAGATGAATCGCATTGCTTCACATTTTATCGCCTTGGGTACTTATGGGCTGGATATTGGAGCTTTTACGCCGTTTTTGTGGATGATGCGCGACAGGGAGCATATCCTCCGTATGTTGGAGTGGACTTGTGGGGCGCGGATGTTGTATAACTATGTGTGGATAGGCGGCCTTTTCTATGACTTGCCGGTAGGCTTCGAGGAACGCGCCCTTGAGTTTGCCCGATACCTCAAGCCTAAGCTTATCGAGACGCAACAGATTTTGATTGAAAACAAAATCTTCGTACAACGTACCGCCAATGTGGGCGTGTTGCCCCTGCCGCTGGCCATCAATTATGGAATATCAGGCCCTATGTTGCGTGGCTCCGGCCTGAAATATGACCTGCGCCGCATCGACGGCTATTCGGTATACCCTGAGCTGGAGTTTGATGTCCCCATAGGCCAAGGCGAAATGGGTACACTGGGTGATTGTTGGGACAGAACTTGGGTGCGGTTGGCCGAATGCTTTGAGTCAGTACGCATCATAGAGCAGTGCTTAGCGCGCCTGACCACCGACCTCAAACGCACACCCAGCTTTGACCCACAGGCCTTGGTGCCCAAGAAAATCCGCCCGGCAGCAATGGACTATTACGTGCGCGCCGAAAACCCCAAAGGAGAGCTAGGCTTCTTTTTCCGTACAGATGGGCGTAGCGATACCCCTGTGCGCTGCAAGGCGCGGGCTTGCTCCTTTGTCAACCTGTCTGTTTTGCCCGAACTGAGCCGAGGGGTGATGTTGGCCGACCTCATCGCCATTATGGGATCTATCGATGTCGTTATGGGAGAAGTAGACCGCTAG
- a CDS encoding bifunctional nuclease family protein: MSRIKLKILGLSSSQSQTGSFALVLGEANGNRRLPIIIGMFEAQAIAIEIEKIVPNRPMTHDLFKAFAEAFHFTIEEIVISDLKEGVFFAKIMCSDGARTLEIDSRPSDAIAIGLRFGVPIYTNEMIMSEAGIVLNEGEEDEEETTEISTEDSSASGEPVSFQEQLKRLPFDRLQTMLDEALENEDYERAAKVRDEMNRRN, translated from the coding sequence GTGAGCAGAATTAAACTCAAGATATTAGGACTTTCCTCAAGTCAATCACAAACAGGCTCTTTTGCACTCGTGTTGGGTGAGGCCAATGGCAACCGCCGCTTACCCATCATCATCGGAATGTTTGAAGCGCAGGCCATTGCCATCGAAATCGAAAAGATTGTCCCCAATCGCCCAATGACCCACGACCTCTTCAAAGCCTTTGCCGAAGCCTTTCATTTTACCATCGAGGAAATCGTGATTTCTGATTTGAAAGAGGGGGTGTTTTTTGCCAAAATTATGTGCTCTGATGGTGCGCGTACACTCGAAATCGACTCCCGCCCCTCTGATGCCATCGCTATCGGGCTTCGCTTTGGCGTACCCATATATACCAACGAAATGATTATGTCTGAGGCCGGCATTGTACTCAATGAGGGCGAAGAAGACGAAGAAGAAACAACCGAGATCTCGACCGAAGACAGCAGCGCCAGCGGCGAACCGGTATCTTTCCAAGAACAACTCAAACGCCTGCCCTTCGACCGCCTACAAACCATGCTCGACGAGGCACTCGAAAACGAAGACTATGAGCGCGCCGCCAAGGTGCGCGACGAGATGAACCGCCGCAACTAA
- a CDS encoding TVP38/TMEM64 family protein, which translates to MSFLQKIGLGIWGAIALGVLGYYVYAPEFFAPANLAQLLRQAGAYALLSYGLVSAFRIFTLVPATPLVIAGGLLFADSFWLAYVLSVSGALVSATLVYYFAEFLGIAAWVRERNHPLTRRLQRQLSQPSGFWWMLLWSVLPIAPTDLMCYVAGAVRVSYFRFFLAALLGQLVINWVYLQAGAALR; encoded by the coding sequence ATGAGCTTTTTACAAAAAATAGGGCTTGGCATTTGGGGCGCAATTGCCCTAGGTGTTTTGGGTTATTATGTATATGCGCCGGAGTTTTTTGCGCCTGCCAACCTAGCGCAGCTTCTCCGTCAGGCAGGGGCTTATGCCTTGTTGAGTTATGGGTTGGTCAGCGCTTTTCGGATTTTTACGCTTGTACCGGCTACACCCCTAGTTATTGCGGGCGGGTTGTTGTTTGCCGATAGTTTTTGGTTGGCCTATGTGCTGAGTGTGTCGGGGGCTTTGGTATCGGCCACCTTGGTATATTACTTTGCCGAATTTCTGGGCATTGCGGCGTGGGTACGGGAGCGCAACCATCCGCTGACGCGGCGCTTGCAGAGGCAGCTCAGCCAGCCTTCGGGCTTTTGGTGGATGCTCTTGTGGTCAGTATTGCCAATAGCCCCTACCGACCTAATGTGTTATGTGGCCGGAGCGGTACGTGTTTCGTATTTCCGGTTTTTCTTGGCAGCATTGTTGGGGCAGTTGGTCATCAACTGGGTATATTTACAGGCAGGCGCTGCGTTGCGCTGA
- a CDS encoding 3-oxoacyl-ACP synthase III family protein, which translates to MYLVRVSGYIPDAVVPNAHFSQLNGMTEEWILERTGIEERRKAQAHENTNSMAVEAVRKGLVDLPFDPAEIGLIVGGTYTPYDTIHTLAHAAQHFLNISDIPVLSVSSACSSFANTLEVVQGYFAMGKAEKALVVLSDNNTRYSDERDKIGGHLWGDGATALFVSKTRVTPNDLEIIDILTGGAGNVGKAPEGVFLRPAHEGFVMQYGKDVFLNACQYMAKVTQDILARNGYTTKQLSYFVPHQANLRITKNVARTLELPDEKALSNIQYLGNTGCAGCAIALYEHWERFQTNDLIAVTVFGGGYSYGSVLMRKV; encoded by the coding sequence ATGTACCTTGTCCGTGTGTCGGGATATATCCCCGATGCAGTTGTGCCCAATGCACATTTTAGCCAGCTCAATGGCATGACCGAAGAATGGATACTGGAACGCACCGGTATCGAAGAGCGGCGCAAAGCCCAAGCCCACGAAAACACCAACTCTATGGCCGTGGAGGCTGTCCGCAAGGGGTTGGTCGACTTGCCTTTTGACCCAGCCGAAATCGGCCTCATCGTAGGTGGTACTTACACGCCCTACGACACCATCCATACCCTGGCTCACGCCGCCCAACACTTCCTCAATATCAGCGATATCCCAGTGCTTTCGGTCTCGTCGGCTTGTTCTTCTTTTGCCAACACGCTCGAAGTCGTACAAGGGTATTTTGCCATGGGCAAGGCCGAAAAGGCGCTCGTAGTCCTCTCCGACAACAACACCCGCTATAGCGATGAACGCGACAAAATAGGCGGCCACCTCTGGGGTGATGGCGCAACGGCGCTCTTCGTGAGCAAAACCCGCGTAACACCCAACGACCTCGAAATCATCGACATCCTCACCGGAGGTGCGGGCAATGTAGGCAAAGCCCCCGAAGGGGTATTTTTACGCCCTGCCCACGAAGGTTTTGTGATGCAATATGGCAAAGATGTATTCCTCAATGCCTGCCAATATATGGCCAAGGTTACACAAGATATTCTGGCACGCAACGGCTATACTACCAAGCAACTGAGCTACTTTGTCCCCCACCAAGCCAACCTACGCATCACCAAAAATGTAGCCCGAACCCTCGAACTACCCGACGAAAAAGCGCTTTCCAACATTCAATATCTTGGTAACACCGGCTGTGCTGGTTGTGCCATTGCTTTGTATGAGCATTGGGAGCGCTTCCAGACCAACGACCTCATTGCCGTAACAGTATTTGGAGGTGGATACTCCTATGGTTCTGTGCTGATGCGCAAGGTATAG
- a CDS encoding electron transfer flavoprotein subunit beta/FixA family protein: MKILVCITCVPDTTSKISFTNGGKELDKNGIQFVIGPYDDYALSRGVELRDELGGTLTVLNVGTAETEQVIRKALAIGADDAIRIDAEPTDAYFVAQQIAAIAKKENYDLILMGRESSDYNGGQVHGIVGEMLGIPSLSPVMKLDISGTTAKMAREIEGGKETLEASLPLVLGVQEPIADWKIPNMKGIMSARKKPLNVVAPENPETLTQPEVHELPPAKGTCRMLSIDEVGTLVDLLKSEAKVL; this comes from the coding sequence ATGAAAATACTCGTTTGTATTACTTGTGTACCCGATACCACTTCTAAAATTAGCTTTACCAATGGCGGTAAAGAATTAGATAAAAACGGGATTCAGTTTGTCATCGGCCCTTATGATGACTACGCCCTCTCTCGTGGTGTGGAGCTGCGCGATGAACTAGGCGGCACACTGACCGTGCTCAATGTAGGCACTGCCGAAACAGAGCAGGTAATCCGCAAAGCCTTGGCTATTGGTGCTGATGATGCTATCCGCATCGACGCAGAGCCTACCGATGCTTATTTTGTGGCCCAGCAAATTGCGGCCATCGCCAAGAAAGAGAACTATGACCTCATCCTGATGGGTCGTGAGTCTAGCGACTACAACGGCGGCCAAGTACACGGTATCGTGGGTGAGATGTTGGGGATTCCTTCGCTTTCTCCTGTGATGAAACTTGACATTTCGGGAACCACTGCCAAGATGGCTCGCGAAATCGAAGGCGGTAAGGAAACCCTAGAAGCCTCTCTGCCCCTCGTATTGGGCGTACAAGAGCCTATTGCTGACTGGAAAATTCCGAACATGAAGGGCATCATGAGCGCCCGCAAAAAGCCGCTCAATGTAGTAGCTCCCGAAAACCCCGAAACCCTCACCCAACCCGAAGTACACGAGCTGCCTCCTGCCAAAGGCACTTGCCGTATGCTTTCTATCGATGAGGTAGGCACACTGGTAGACTTGCTCAAGTCTGAAGCAAAAGTGCTCTAA
- a CDS encoding alpha/beta fold hydrolase, whose amino-acid sequence MELFYRVLGQGDPVVILHGLFGASDNWMSIAKTLSENYTVYLLDQRNHGQSPWSDEWDYSAMSRDLYAFLETQQIHNPYLIGHSMGGKTVMWFAASHPEVALRKLVVVDIAPRSYPIHHDEIIEALNSLDLNAHTSRSALDQALAQRLPQPMLRQFLLKNLERDGQQFRWKINLPIISQKLENVGQGMDNQGFAPVQVPTLFIAGANSDYIQEGDYALMAQLFPQMQVSVIAQAGHWVHAEQPDTFTEVLSGFLKA is encoded by the coding sequence ATGGAACTCTTTTATCGCGTTTTAGGTCAGGGCGACCCAGTTGTTATTTTGCATGGCCTTTTTGGCGCCTCTGACAATTGGATGAGCATCGCCAAGACCTTGTCCGAAAACTACACAGTGTATCTGCTTGACCAGCGCAACCATGGCCAGTCTCCTTGGAGCGATGAGTGGGATTACAGTGCGATGAGTCGAGATTTGTATGCTTTTTTGGAGACACAACAGATTCACAATCCCTACCTCATTGGGCATTCTATGGGCGGTAAAACGGTGATGTGGTTTGCTGCCAGTCATCCAGAGGTAGCATTACGAAAGTTGGTTGTGGTAGATATTGCCCCACGCAGCTATCCCATCCACCACGATGAGATTATCGAGGCGCTCAACAGCCTCGACCTCAATGCCCATACCAGCCGCAGCGCCCTTGACCAAGCCCTAGCCCAGCGCCTACCCCAGCCGATGTTACGACAGTTTTTGCTCAAAAATCTTGAGCGCGATGGGCAGCAGTTTCGTTGGAAAATCAACCTGCCCATCATCAGTCAGAAGCTCGAAAATGTAGGGCAGGGGATGGACAATCAAGGCTTTGCCCCCGTGCAGGTTCCCACATTGTTTATTGCCGGAGCCAATTCGGACTATATTCAGGAGGGGGATTATGCCCTGATGGCGCAGCTTTTCCCACAAATGCAGGTGAGTGTGATTGCACAGGCTGGACATTGGGTACACGCCGAGCAGCCTGATACCTTCACAGAAGTGCTCTCGGGCTTTTTGAAAGCCTAG
- a CDS encoding tetratricopeptide repeat protein, protein MPPSRLDILLKMLSEDPSDAFTRYAIALEYAKIQAPEATTYFQTLLEAHPNYIPTYYQAAQWFADQNQPEKALEIYRIGIDKAREQNEVLALRELQSAYERLSFELE, encoded by the coding sequence ATGCCACCCTCTCGACTAGACATCTTGCTAAAAATGCTTTCCGAAGACCCTTCGGATGCTTTTACGCGCTATGCCATTGCGCTAGAATATGCTAAAATACAAGCTCCAGAGGCTACTACATATTTTCAAACATTGTTAGAAGCTCATCCAAACTATATCCCGACATATTACCAAGCCGCGCAATGGTTTGCAGACCAAAATCAACCAGAAAAGGCGCTCGAAATTTACCGCATCGGCATCGATAAAGCTCGTGAACAAAACGAAGTTTTGGCCTTGCGTGAACTTCAAAGCGCCTACGAACGGTTATCTTTTGAACTTGAGTAG
- a CDS encoding HNH endonuclease, giving the protein MDTRSRKVLILNQDYSALTVCSVQKAFILVYLDKAELVSAADDYELHTISVAYPLPSIIRLMKYVHLPYRGVMLNRHNIFRRDHHQCQYCGAVKDLTLDHVLPRSRGGRSSWENLVTACKRCNSRKGDLTPEEANMPLRKKPFKPSFVMFLRDFSGQISEDWKPYLGKKAKFY; this is encoded by the coding sequence ATGGATACCCGAAGTAGAAAGGTTTTAATCCTCAATCAAGATTACAGCGCCCTGACGGTTTGTAGCGTTCAGAAAGCGTTTATCTTGGTATACCTCGATAAGGCAGAACTAGTCTCGGCTGCCGACGACTATGAGCTGCATACCATTTCGGTTGCATACCCCTTGCCATCCATCATTCGCTTGATGAAATATGTACACCTGCCCTATCGAGGCGTGATGCTCAATCGCCACAATATCTTCCGGCGCGACCACCACCAGTGCCAATATTGTGGAGCGGTCAAAGATTTGACCCTCGACCACGTGCTGCCACGTTCGCGTGGCGGTCGCTCCTCTTGGGAGAACCTCGTAACGGCCTGCAAACGCTGCAACTCCCGCAAAGGAGACCTCACCCCCGAAGAGGCCAATATGCCCCTGCGCAAAAAGCCCTTCAAACCTTCTTTTGTGATGTTTTTACGCGACTTCTCAGGCCAAATTTCTGAAGACTGGAAACCCTACCTTGGTAAGAAAGCAAAATTTTACTAA
- a CDS encoding electron transfer flavoprotein subunit alpha/FixB family protein encodes MSVLVFVETAEGEVRGSSCEAVAYGAKLAEQLGTSATAIVLGNAVSADELAKLGNYGAAKVLHANDDKLNVGNIQAYASVIAQAYEKEGSKVLIVAKSSLADAVAARVAAKLKAGLASNVVELPDTNGGFKVKRSVYTGKAFQVTTLTAENKILAVKKNIIPITTTEATATVEAFAATLNDADFGVKVLGTDKVTGEKLLPEADIVVSGGRGLKGPENWNIVEELAKTLDAATGCSKPVSDVGWRPHHEHVGQTGVKVSPNLYIAVGISGAIQHLAGVSSSKCIVVINKDPEAPFFKAADYGIVGDAFEVLPKFTEALKAKL; translated from the coding sequence ATGTCTGTTTTAGTATTTGTAGAAACTGCCGAGGGCGAAGTACGTGGCTCATCTTGTGAAGCTGTTGCCTACGGCGCCAAACTAGCCGAACAACTAGGCACCAGCGCCACTGCCATTGTGTTGGGTAATGCTGTTTCGGCTGACGAACTTGCCAAACTTGGCAACTATGGCGCTGCCAAAGTATTGCACGCCAACGACGACAAACTCAACGTCGGCAACATCCAAGCCTACGCAAGTGTGATAGCCCAAGCTTACGAAAAAGAAGGTAGCAAGGTGCTTATCGTAGCCAAATCTTCTTTGGCCGACGCTGTAGCTGCCCGTGTAGCGGCCAAGCTCAAGGCCGGCCTCGCCTCTAACGTAGTAGAACTACCCGATACCAACGGTGGCTTCAAAGTAAAACGCAGTGTTTACACCGGCAAAGCATTCCAAGTAACTACCCTTACTGCCGAAAACAAGATTTTGGCCGTTAAGAAAAACATCATCCCCATAACAACTACGGAGGCTACGGCTACCGTAGAGGCTTTTGCCGCTACACTCAACGACGCAGACTTTGGGGTAAAAGTATTGGGTACTGATAAAGTAACCGGCGAAAAACTATTGCCCGAAGCTGATATCGTCGTTTCTGGTGGCCGTGGCTTGAAAGGCCCCGAAAACTGGAATATCGTCGAAGAGCTGGCCAAAACCCTCGATGCCGCTACCGGCTGCTCTAAGCCTGTATCTGATGTAGGCTGGAGACCACACCACGAACACGTAGGCCAAACCGGCGTAAAAGTAAGCCCCAACCTCTACATCGCTGTAGGTATTTCGGGCGCTATCCAACACTTGGCCGGCGTAAGCTCTTCGAAGTGTATCGTCGTAATCAACAAAGACCCCGAAGCACCTTTCTTCAAAGCTGCTGACTACGGTATCGTAGGCGACGCTTTTGAGGTATTGCCCAAATTCACAGAGGCGCTTAAAGCCAAACTTTAA